A single region of the Musa acuminata AAA Group cultivar baxijiao chromosome BXJ1-11, Cavendish_Baxijiao_AAA, whole genome shotgun sequence genome encodes:
- the LOC135596979 gene encoding U-box domain-containing protein 11-like, with the protein MEEKEQKARTLVQRLSSVAAESKSAAEAIAEIRRLSKQDPEMRAPLADAGAIPLLAARLLNHHHHHSSAAEAQENAAAALLNLSISAREALMCTPGILDALAAALRLLSPVAAQHAAATLYSLLSVEAYRSVIGSKKPLIAALVDLLGAPGAPTRSIKDALKALFGLALYPLNRTALVELGAVPPLFALVVKDGRRGLVEDASAVIAQVAGCDESVEAFRRVDGVSVLVDLVVGGSGRARENAAAALLNLVKSGGDKAVGDVREVDGAEAAVRALASGDSGVSARGKSKAEALLTVLESRPGSQLQRIDDSETGTDDSVPHTPLSYSSPTSSP; encoded by the coding sequence ATGGAGGAGAAGGAGCAGAAGGCCCGAACTTTGGTGCAGCGCCTGAGCTCCGTCGCCGCGGAATCGAAGTCCGCTGCCGAAGCCATCGCGGAGATCCGCCGCCTGTCGAAGCAGGACCCGGAGATGCGCGCCCCCCTCGCCGACGCCGGCGCCATACCCCTCCTTGCCGCCCGCCTCctcaaccaccaccaccatcactcgTCTGCGGCCGAGGCCCAGGAGAACGCGGCCGCTGCCCTCCTCAACCTCTCCATCTCTGCCCGCGAGGCGCTCATGTGCACCCCGGGCATCCTCGACGCCCTCGCCGCAGCCCTCCGCCTCCTCTCCCCCGTCGCCGCCCAGCACGCCGCCGCAACCCTCTACAGCCTCCTCTCCGTCGAAGCGTACCGCTCCGTCATCGGGTCAAAGAAGCCCCTCATCGCCGCCCTCGTGGACCTCCTCGGCGCTCCCGGCGCGCCGACTAGGTCCATCAAGGACGCGCTCAAGGCCCTCTTCGGCCTGGCCCTCTACCCGCTCAACCGCACCGCCCTCGTCGAGCTGGGCGCCGTGCCGCCCCTCTTCGCGCTGGTGGTAAAGGACGGGCGGAGGGGGTTGGTGGAGGACGCGTCGGCGGTGATCGCCCAGGTGGCAGGATGCGACGAGAGCGTGGAGGCGTTCCGGAGGGTGGACGGCGTCAGCGTCTTGGTGGATCTGGTGGTTGGGGGGAGCGGGAGGGCAAGGGAAAACGCTGCGGCTGCGCTGCTGAACCTGGTAAAGAGCGGCGGGGACAAGGCGGTGGGGGACGTCAGGGAGGTGGACGGGGCGGAGGCGGCCGTGAGGGCTCTGGCCAGCGGCGACAGTGGGGTGAGCGCGAGGGGAAAGAGCAAGGCGGAGGCTCTGCTGACGGTTCTGGAGAGCCGGCCGGGGAGCCAGTTGCAGCGTATTGATGATTCCGAAACCGGCACCGATGACTCCGTGCCGCATACGCCGCTTTCTTATTCTTCTCCCACTTCCTCCCCGTAA